A window of the Cystobacter fuscus genome harbors these coding sequences:
- a CDS encoding branched-chain amino acid ABC transporter permease codes for MSSSSRVPPSLRGILPVLVALPVLLVLELLLRDSQFTSFLLSVMGVNVLLAVSLNIVNGMTGQFSIGHAGFMAVGAYLSGITSLALKDVAISFLPVVVSDQVFLLVALLVAGGAAALAGFLVGLPSLRLRGDYLAIVTLGFGEIIRVVVTNTEAFGRALGLSGIPQSSSVAMVGLWVFLSVLVARRISGSSHGRSLLAIREDEVAAEAMGVNTTGYKVRAFVVSSFFAGVAGGLFAHFVPIINPGSFTFVKSMEVVVMVVLGGLGSTTGAIVAAVFLTLLPEAMRSLFTLLGSESTLAQQVDQIRMPVYGLLLVALMLARPQGLFGTKELWDVVPRWLPRRRKGM; via the coding sequence GTGTCTTCCTCCTCCCGGGTGCCCCCCTCGCTGCGCGGCATCCTCCCGGTGCTCGTCGCGCTGCCGGTGCTGCTGGTGCTGGAGCTGCTGCTGCGCGACTCCCAGTTCACCTCCTTCCTCCTGTCCGTCATGGGGGTGAACGTCCTGCTCGCGGTGAGCCTCAACATCGTGAACGGGATGACGGGTCAGTTCTCCATCGGCCATGCGGGGTTCATGGCGGTGGGCGCCTACCTCTCGGGCATCACGTCGCTCGCGTTGAAGGACGTGGCCATCTCCTTCCTGCCGGTGGTGGTGAGCGACCAGGTGTTCCTGCTGGTGGCGCTGCTGGTGGCGGGTGGCGCCGCGGCGCTGGCGGGCTTCCTGGTGGGCCTGCCCTCGCTGCGCCTGCGCGGGGACTACCTGGCCATCGTGACGTTGGGCTTCGGGGAAATCATCCGTGTCGTGGTGACCAACACGGAGGCGTTCGGCCGCGCGCTGGGGTTGAGCGGCATTCCCCAGAGCTCCTCGGTGGCCATGGTGGGCCTGTGGGTGTTCCTGAGCGTGCTGGTGGCGCGCCGCATCTCCGGCTCCAGCCACGGTCGCAGCCTGCTGGCCATCCGCGAGGACGAGGTGGCGGCCGAGGCGATGGGCGTGAACACCACGGGCTACAAGGTGCGCGCCTTCGTGGTGTCCTCGTTCTTCGCGGGCGTGGCGGGCGGGCTGTTCGCCCACTTCGTGCCCATCATCAACCCGGGCTCCTTCACCTTCGTGAAGTCCATGGAGGTGGTGGTGATGGTGGTGCTCGGGGGCCTGGGCTCCACCACGGGAGCCATCGTGGCGGCGGTGTTCCTCACGCTGCTGCCCGAGGCCATGCGCTCGCTGTTCACCCTGCTGGGCTCGGAGAGCACCCTGGCGCAGCAGGTGGATCAGATCCGCATGCCCGTCTACGGCCTGTTGCTGGTGGCGCTGATGCTGGCGCGGCCCCAGGGCTTGTTCGGAACGAAGGAACTGTGGGACGTCGTGCCACGCTGGCTGCCTCGGCGCCGCAAGGGGATGTGA
- a CDS encoding branched-chain amino acid ABC transporter permease — MSQLIQHLINGIAAGTIYALVALGYTMVYGVLKLINFAHGDVMMVGVYMGYATALMLGRQARGSVGGVLLIFLVAMVGCALLGFLIERFAYRPLREKPRLTALITAIGISFTLSYGFQLDIGFLPGSAPRAFPQIIKPAQWFTLGDPEFPDVVLWNWQVISLLVAVALMAGLQFLVYRTRFGRAMRAVSFDHRVAALMGIPTDRIISVTFMIGSALAAGAGLLYAIKDTSVSPLMGLYVGLKAFVAAVIGGIGNVPGAMVGGLLLGLVEEFVVGYAASTWRDAVAFGFLILVLLVRPGGLFGRVAAEKV; from the coding sequence ATGTCCCAGCTCATCCAGCACCTCATCAACGGCATCGCCGCGGGCACGATCTACGCACTGGTCGCGCTCGGCTACACGATGGTGTACGGCGTGCTCAAGCTCATCAACTTCGCCCACGGCGACGTGATGATGGTTGGCGTGTACATGGGCTACGCGACGGCCTTGATGCTCGGACGGCAGGCGCGGGGCTCGGTGGGCGGCGTGCTGCTCATCTTCCTCGTGGCCATGGTGGGCTGCGCGCTCCTGGGCTTCCTCATCGAGCGCTTCGCCTACCGGCCGTTGCGCGAGAAGCCCCGGCTCACCGCGCTCATCACCGCCATTGGCATCTCGTTCACGCTCTCGTACGGCTTCCAGTTGGACATCGGGTTCCTGCCGGGCTCGGCGCCGCGCGCCTTCCCGCAGATCATCAAGCCGGCGCAGTGGTTCACGCTCGGCGACCCCGAGTTCCCGGATGTGGTGCTGTGGAACTGGCAGGTCATCTCGCTCCTGGTGGCGGTGGCTCTGATGGCGGGCCTGCAGTTCCTGGTCTACCGCACCCGCTTCGGGCGGGCGATGCGCGCGGTGTCCTTCGATCACCGCGTGGCGGCGCTGATGGGCATTCCCACCGATCGGATCATCTCGGTGACGTTCATGATCGGCAGCGCGCTGGCGGCGGGTGCGGGTCTGCTCTACGCCATCAAGGACACCTCGGTGAGTCCGCTGATGGGGCTGTACGTGGGCCTCAAGGCCTTCGTGGCGGCGGTCATCGGCGGCATCGGCAACGTGCCGGGCGCCATGGTGGGCGGCCTCCTGCTGGGGCTCGTGGAGGAGTTCGTGGTGGGCTATGCCGCGAGCACCTGGCGTGACGCGGTGGCCTTTGGCTTCTTGATCCTCGTGCTGCTCGTCCGTCCCGGAGGCCTGTTCGGCCGGGTCGCGGCGGAGAAGGTCTGA
- a CDS encoding ABC transporter substrate-binding protein, with the protein MRRFTPLFLAVFALFSAACEKKSQPTPAGTDSQGQAAQPAPTGGTPPAADTLLLGEVSSLTGSQATFGVSTQRGVEMAVKEANAAGGVKGKKLAVRVYDNQSKPEEAAQATTRLVTQDKVLVILGDVASSNSLAMAEKAQAAGVPMITPASTNPSVTEKGDYIFRVCFIDPFQGFVMAKFARENLKLDQVAVLQDNKSAYSIGLKEVFTQKFSELGGKVLTTESYSQGDTDFRAQLTAIKKTKPQAIYVPGYYNDVGLIARQARELGLSVPLLGGDGWDSEKLFELAGDALDGAYFSNHYSPQNPDERVKKFIADYTAAYGGTPDAIAALAYDSARVAIAGIEKSKDLTGASIRDAIAQTKDFPGVAGTITLDEKRNPVKSAVILKVGEGKANFVTTVKP; encoded by the coding sequence ATGCGCCGTTTCACTCCGCTGTTTCTCGCAGTGTTCGCGCTCTTTTCGGCTGCCTGCGAAAAGAAGTCGCAGCCTACTCCCGCTGGTACGGACTCTCAGGGCCAGGCCGCCCAGCCTGCTCCCACGGGGGGCACGCCGCCCGCCGCCGACACCCTGCTGCTGGGTGAGGTGAGCAGCCTCACCGGCTCCCAGGCGACCTTCGGTGTGTCGACGCAGCGCGGTGTGGAAATGGCCGTCAAGGAGGCCAATGCCGCGGGCGGGGTGAAGGGCAAGAAGCTCGCGGTGCGCGTCTACGACAACCAGAGCAAGCCCGAGGAGGCGGCCCAGGCGACCACCCGCCTCGTCACCCAGGACAAGGTGCTGGTCATCCTCGGCGATGTGGCTTCGTCCAACTCCCTGGCCATGGCCGAGAAGGCGCAGGCGGCCGGAGTGCCGATGATCACCCCCGCCTCGACCAATCCGTCCGTGACGGAGAAGGGTGACTACATCTTCCGCGTCTGCTTCATCGACCCGTTCCAGGGCTTCGTGATGGCGAAGTTCGCGCGCGAGAACCTGAAGCTGGACCAGGTCGCCGTCCTCCAGGACAACAAGAGCGCCTACTCCATCGGCCTCAAGGAGGTGTTCACCCAGAAGTTCTCGGAGCTGGGCGGCAAGGTGCTGACCACGGAGAGCTACTCGCAGGGCGACACCGACTTCCGCGCGCAGCTCACCGCCATCAAGAAGACGAAGCCGCAGGCCATCTACGTCCCGGGCTACTACAACGACGTGGGCCTCATCGCCCGCCAGGCGCGCGAGCTGGGTCTGTCGGTGCCGCTGCTGGGTGGGGACGGCTGGGACTCGGAGAAGCTGTTCGAGCTGGCCGGCGATGCGCTGGATGGCGCCTACTTCTCCAATCACTACTCGCCGCAGAACCCGGATGAGCGCGTGAAGAAGTTCATCGCGGACTACACGGCGGCCTACGGTGGCACGCCGGACGCGATCGCGGCGCTGGCGTATGACTCGGCTCGCGTGGCGATCGCCGGCATCGAGAAGAGCAAGGACCTGACGGGCGCCTCCATCCGCGACGCCATCGCCCAGACGAAGGACTTCCCCGGCGTGGCTGGCACCATCACCCTGGATGAGAAGCGCAACCCCGTGAAGTCGGCGGTGATCCTCAAGGTTGGCGAAGGCAAGGCCAACTTCGTCACCACTGTCAAACCGTAA
- a CDS encoding serine/threonine-protein kinase, giving the protein MDFPSLEAEVAFLRGLTAVVRMADDILEDCLERGLNLDAAVDVFLTQCARLVHASAGFISLRGTTGPVLTRVSGRLGADVFEAAGWKGCRRLSPERMLFCAPLALGRLELGTMGLVVEGRFDDGGALVMKLVDAMADQLDNALLAFIALADGRNVLERLDELAPEDPLSGTRGRIGRYELVTPLGSGGMAQVLVARTRGPEGLGRLVALKRILPHLASDPDMVKQFLDEARIGLRLSHPNLVTFHDFGESQGAYFLVMELVRGVDFDRLLAVTRPSPAMVVAIVVQALHGLHAAHRARGEDGHPLQLVHRDLSPHNLMVGFDGRVKVLDFGVAKARAQRTVTLPGIVKGKPLYMSPEQARGQSLDARSDLFAMGLILYEALTGTRAFDRGEEVESMHAICLDRLTRPEGMSLGLWEVLDKALAKKPEQRFAHALQMAEALLRVCPPAREGDLGQLMATHFPERLHGFERLERVHLGAGKLSGPPAVAPPTVRGDAKR; this is encoded by the coding sequence GTGGATTTCCCTTCGCTCGAAGCCGAGGTCGCCTTCCTGCGCGGCCTGACCGCCGTGGTGCGGATGGCGGACGACATCCTCGAGGACTGCCTGGAGCGGGGGTTGAACCTCGACGCGGCGGTGGATGTCTTCCTCACGCAGTGCGCCCGGCTGGTGCACGCCTCGGCGGGTTTCATCAGCCTCCGGGGCACCACGGGGCCGGTGCTCACCCGTGTCTCGGGCCGGCTGGGGGCGGACGTCTTCGAGGCCGCGGGCTGGAAGGGCTGCCGCCGCCTGTCCCCCGAGCGCATGCTCTTCTGTGCTCCGCTGGCGCTCGGCCGCCTGGAACTGGGCACGATGGGGCTGGTGGTGGAGGGCCGCTTCGACGATGGCGGCGCGCTGGTGATGAAGCTGGTGGACGCCATGGCGGATCAGCTCGACAACGCGCTCCTGGCCTTCATCGCGCTGGCCGATGGGCGCAACGTGCTGGAGCGGCTGGACGAGCTGGCCCCCGAGGATCCCCTGTCGGGAACGCGCGGACGGATCGGCCGCTATGAGCTGGTGACGCCGCTGGGCTCGGGCGGCATGGCGCAGGTGCTGGTGGCGCGCACGCGAGGGCCGGAGGGGCTCGGCCGGCTGGTGGCGCTCAAGCGGATCCTCCCCCACCTGGCGTCGGATCCGGACATGGTGAAGCAGTTCCTGGACGAGGCGCGGATCGGCCTGCGGCTGTCCCACCCCAACCTCGTCACCTTCCACGACTTCGGTGAGTCACAGGGGGCCTACTTCCTGGTGATGGAGCTGGTGCGCGGGGTGGATTTCGATCGGCTGCTGGCGGTCACCCGGCCCTCCCCCGCGATGGTGGTGGCCATCGTGGTGCAGGCGCTCCACGGCCTGCACGCGGCCCACCGTGCGCGCGGCGAGGATGGGCACCCGTTGCAGTTGGTGCACCGGGACCTGTCCCCGCACAACCTGATGGTGGGCTTCGACGGGCGGGTGAAGGTGCTGGACTTCGGCGTGGCCAAGGCGCGCGCCCAGCGCACGGTCACCCTGCCGGGCATCGTCAAGGGCAAGCCGCTCTACATGTCTCCGGAACAGGCCCGGGGCCAGTCCCTGGACGCGCGCAGCGATCTCTTCGCCATGGGACTCATCCTCTACGAGGCCCTCACCGGCACGCGCGCCTTCGACCGGGGCGAGGAGGTGGAGTCCATGCACGCCATCTGCCTGGATCGGTTGACGCGGCCCGAGGGCATGTCGCTCGGGCTGTGGGAGGTGTTGGACAAGGCCCTGGCCAAGAAGCCGGAGCAGCGCTTCGCGCATGCGCTCCAGATGGCCGAGGCCCTGCTCCGGGTGTGCCCGCCGGCGCGGGAGGGGGACCTGGGGCAGCTCATGGCCACGCACTTCCCCGAGCGCCTGCATGGCTTCGAGCGCCTGGAGCGCGTCCACCTCGGCGCGGGCAAGCTGTCCGGTCCGCCGGCGGTGGCGCCCCCCACCGTGCGGGGGGACGCGAAGCGCTGA
- the dnaK gene encoding molecular chaperone DnaK: MGKVIGIDLGTTNSCVAVMEGGEPVVIPNSEGSRTTPSMVGFTESGERLVGQIAKRQAITNPENTVFAVKRLIGRKFDSPEAKKAISVSPFRVVPSPNGDAWVESRGKGYSPPEISAIVLMKMKQTAEDYLGEPVTEAVITVPAYFNDSQRQATKDAGRIAGLNVLRIINEPTAAALAYGLDKVRETNAERIAVYDLGGGTFDISILELNSGVFEVKSTNGDTFLGGEDFDQRLIDFLAKRFAEQNNGLDLRRDRMALQRLKEASERAKHELSSATETEVNLPFITADATGPKHLTETIERTTFESLVSDLVERSIEPCRIALKDAGIPAQQIHQVLLVGGMTRMPAVQQKVKEFFGKEPHKGINPDEVVAVGAAIQGGVLKGEVKDVLLLDVTPLSLGVETAGGVFTKIIDKNTTIPCKKGQVFSTAVDNQPLVSVHVLQGEREMAVDNKTLARFELVGIPPAPRGVPQIEVSFDIDVNGIVHVSAKDLGTGKVQQVRVVGNSGLTESEIQSMISDAQANQSNDKLKKELAELRNNADSLIYTTEKSLEEYGNVLQEKDRTEIKADLDHLRETLQGSDAAAVREAYQKLETSAYRIADALYADQSKASS, encoded by the coding sequence ATGGGCAAGGTCATTGGAATCGATCTGGGGACGACGAACTCCTGCGTGGCCGTGATGGAAGGCGGCGAGCCGGTGGTCATCCCCAACAGCGAGGGCAGCCGCACCACCCCCTCGATGGTGGGCTTCACCGAGTCCGGTGAGCGCCTGGTGGGGCAGATCGCCAAGCGGCAGGCCATCACCAATCCCGAGAACACCGTCTTCGCCGTCAAGCGGCTCATCGGCCGCAAGTTCGACTCGCCCGAGGCCAAGAAGGCCATCAGCGTGAGTCCCTTCCGCGTGGTGCCCAGCCCCAATGGGGACGCGTGGGTGGAGAGCCGCGGCAAGGGCTACAGCCCGCCGGAGATCAGCGCCATCGTGCTGATGAAGATGAAGCAGACGGCGGAGGACTACCTCGGCGAGCCCGTGACCGAGGCGGTCATCACCGTGCCCGCCTACTTCAATGACAGCCAGCGCCAGGCCACCAAGGACGCGGGCCGCATCGCCGGCCTCAACGTGCTGCGCATCATCAACGAGCCCACGGCCGCGGCGCTCGCCTACGGTCTGGACAAGGTGCGCGAGACGAACGCCGAGCGCATCGCGGTGTACGACCTGGGCGGCGGCACGTTCGATATCTCCATCCTGGAGCTCAACTCGGGCGTCTTCGAGGTCAAGAGCACCAACGGCGACACGTTCCTGGGCGGCGAGGACTTCGATCAGCGCCTCATCGACTTCCTGGCCAAGCGCTTCGCCGAGCAGAACAACGGGTTGGACCTGCGCAGGGACCGCATGGCGCTGCAGCGCCTGAAGGAGGCCTCCGAGCGCGCCAAGCACGAGCTGTCCAGCGCGACGGAGACCGAGGTCAACCTCCCCTTCATCACCGCGGACGCCACCGGCCCCAAGCACCTCACCGAGACGATCGAGCGCACCACCTTCGAGTCCCTGGTGTCGGACCTGGTGGAGCGCTCCATCGAGCCGTGCCGCATCGCGCTCAAGGACGCGGGCATTCCCGCGCAGCAGATCCACCAGGTGTTGCTGGTGGGCGGCATGACGCGCATGCCGGCGGTGCAGCAGAAGGTGAAGGAGTTCTTCGGCAAGGAGCCGCACAAGGGCATCAACCCGGACGAGGTCGTCGCCGTGGGCGCGGCCATCCAGGGCGGCGTGCTCAAGGGCGAGGTGAAGGACGTCCTCCTGCTGGACGTGACGCCGTTGTCGCTGGGCGTGGAGACGGCGGGCGGCGTGTTCACGAAGATCATCGACAAGAACACCACCATTCCCTGCAAGAAGGGCCAGGTGTTCTCCACCGCGGTGGACAACCAGCCGCTGGTGAGCGTGCACGTGCTGCAGGGCGAGCGCGAGATGGCGGTGGACAACAAGACGCTGGCGCGCTTCGAGCTGGTGGGCATTCCCCCGGCGCCCCGTGGCGTGCCGCAGATCGAGGTCTCCTTCGACATCGACGTCAACGGCATCGTGCACGTGAGCGCCAAGGACCTGGGCACCGGCAAGGTGCAGCAGGTGCGCGTGGTGGGCAACTCGGGCCTGACCGAGTCGGAGATCCAGTCGATGATCTCCGACGCCCAGGCCAACCAGTCCAACGACAAGCTGAAGAAGGAGCTGGCCGAGCTGCGCAACAACGCCGACTCGCTCATCTACACCACGGAGAAGAGCCTCGAGGAGTACGGCAACGTCCTCCAGGAGAAGGACCGCACGGAAATCAAGGCCGACCTGGACCACCTCAGGGAGACGCTCCAGGGGTCGGACGCGGCGGCGGTGCGCGAGGCCTACCAGAAGCTGGAGACGAGCGCCTACCGCATCGCGGACGCCCTCTACGCGGATCAGTCCAAGGCGAGCTCGTGA
- the grpE gene encoding nucleotide exchange factor GrpE, which translates to MAGSNRDEKGSIQADISQDVIDEALKSVERRAHPPASGDGDVPEGGRTLEVDIPEAMTLEVDIPPSVLGEGGSGSGPAMAALTDTRQRLETVQRELEEARAQLEFSQTKSRETMERLKESHERALRATADLENYKKRAQKEKEELQKFGLERLLKDFLPVLDNLDRALEAAQKSTDFEAFRTGVEMTRKLFDSAMGKQGVKGFSAVGQPFDPRLHEAMQQVESATVPPGHVVYEAVRGYLLNDRLMRPALVVVARAPEGARPEPASSTTPGSAPTGGATSAQPGNTPGEGQ; encoded by the coding sequence GTGGCCGGCTCCAATCGTGATGAGAAGGGCAGCATCCAGGCGGATATCTCTCAGGACGTCATCGACGAGGCGCTCAAGAGCGTCGAGCGGCGTGCCCATCCTCCCGCGAGTGGGGATGGGGATGTTCCGGAGGGGGGTAGAACGCTGGAAGTGGATATCCCCGAGGCAATGACCCTGGAGGTGGACATTCCCCCGTCCGTCCTCGGCGAGGGTGGTTCCGGCTCGGGCCCGGCCATGGCCGCCCTGACGGATACGCGTCAGCGTCTGGAGACCGTCCAGCGCGAGCTGGAGGAGGCCCGCGCCCAGCTCGAGTTCAGTCAGACCAAGAGCCGCGAGACGATGGAGCGCCTCAAGGAGAGCCACGAGCGCGCCCTGCGCGCCACGGCCGACCTGGAGAACTACAAGAAGCGCGCCCAGAAGGAGAAGGAGGAGCTCCAGAAGTTCGGCCTCGAGCGCCTGCTCAAGGACTTCCTCCCGGTGCTCGACAACCTGGATCGCGCGCTGGAGGCGGCCCAGAAGTCCACCGACTTCGAGGCCTTCCGCACCGGCGTGGAGATGACGCGCAAGCTGTTCGACAGCGCCATGGGCAAGCAGGGCGTCAAGGGTTTCTCCGCCGTGGGCCAGCCCTTCGATCCCCGCCTGCACGAGGCCATGCAGCAGGTGGAGAGCGCCACCGTGCCTCCGGGGCACGTCGTCTACGAGGCCGTGCGCGGCTACCTGCTCAATGATCGGCTCATGCGCCCCGCGCTGGTGGTGGTGGCGCGCGCTCCCGAGGGAGCCAGGCCCGAGCCGGCTTCCAGCACAACGCCGGGGAGTGCGCCCACGGGGGGGGCCACTTCCGCGCAGCCCGGCAACACACCCGGTGAGGGCCAATAG
- a CDS encoding transcriptional regulator, which produces MAEKWDKQLMDFLKRTGEELKRTGDDLKTEAQRLLVEVQDPNNQAKVKEGLQNLRVWAVATGKQAADHLESAVRRVEETVEGAFDRHSSSASPPPPVPPAPRTSSAPPPPPVPPTPPAPPEAKTAAKAGTSKSIGRKKPSAKTAPVKTAAKKSAARKASSPKSIGRKKPARPAS; this is translated from the coding sequence ATGGCCGAGAAGTGGGACAAGCAGTTGATGGACTTCCTCAAGCGCACGGGTGAGGAGCTCAAGCGTACGGGCGACGACCTCAAGACCGAGGCACAGCGGCTGCTCGTGGAGGTGCAGGACCCGAACAACCAGGCCAAGGTGAAGGAGGGGCTTCAGAACCTGCGCGTCTGGGCGGTGGCGACGGGCAAGCAGGCCGCGGATCACCTGGAGTCCGCCGTGCGCCGCGTGGAGGAGACCGTCGAGGGGGCCTTCGACAGACATTCCTCTTCCGCCTCTCCCCCGCCTCCGGTGCCTCCCGCGCCCCGGACCTCGTCGGCGCCTCCTCCGCCTCCGGTGCCCCCCACGCCTCCGGCGCCTCCCGAGGCCAAGACGGCGGCCAAGGCAGGCACCTCCAAGTCGATCGGCCGCAAGAAGCCCTCGGCCAAGACCGCTCCCGTCAAGACCGCCGCGAAGAAGTCGGCGGCCAGGAAGGCGAGTTCCCCCAAGTCGATCGGCCGCAAGAAGCCCGCTCGTCCGGCCTCCTGA
- a CDS encoding DMT family transporter, with the protein MHPSRLYLLAAAALWSTAGVIVKLSTLSAWQLASGRSLIAAGALALALPAGRKRPSARGLLATLAYAATVVTFIVANKLTTSANAIFLQDTAPLYVLLLSPLVLGERPSRGEWMAVPVFLLGLSLFFLDQLNPGQFWGNMVALGSGVTFALCILGLRATRGEGTSVLVWGNVLAGLATLVPALEGPRPTAMDLGMLVFLGVFQLGCAYALFERGLRETPALEASLLILLEPVLNPVWTFLFAGERPGPWALVGGTIILLATAWRTLSATPSGRSPPAREET; encoded by the coding sequence ATGCATCCTTCCCGCCTCTACCTGCTCGCCGCCGCCGCGCTCTGGTCCACCGCGGGCGTCATCGTGAAGCTGTCCACCCTGAGCGCCTGGCAGCTCGCCTCTGGTCGTTCGCTCATCGCCGCCGGGGCGCTCGCGCTCGCCCTCCCCGCGGGGCGCAAACGGCCCTCGGCTCGTGGGCTCCTGGCCACGCTGGCCTACGCGGCCACCGTGGTGACGTTCATCGTGGCCAACAAGCTCACCACCTCGGCCAACGCCATCTTCCTGCAGGACACCGCGCCGCTCTACGTGCTGCTGCTCTCGCCACTGGTGCTCGGTGAGCGCCCCTCGCGCGGCGAGTGGATGGCCGTGCCCGTGTTCCTGCTCGGCCTGAGCCTCTTCTTCCTCGACCAGCTCAACCCCGGCCAGTTCTGGGGCAACATGGTGGCCCTGGGCTCGGGCGTCACCTTCGCGCTGTGCATCCTCGGGCTGCGCGCGACCCGCGGCGAGGGCACCTCCGTGCTCGTGTGGGGCAACGTCCTCGCGGGCCTCGCCACGCTGGTGCCCGCCCTCGAGGGGCCCCGCCCCACGGCGATGGATCTCGGGATGCTCGTCTTCCTCGGCGTGTTCCAGCTCGGGTGCGCCTATGCGCTCTTCGAGCGGGGACTGCGCGAGACGCCCGCGCTGGAGGCCTCGCTGCTCATCCTGCTCGAGCCGGTGCTCAACCCCGTGTGGACCTTCCTCTTCGCGGGCGAGCGGCCCGGCCCCTGGGCGCTCGTGGGCGGCACCATCATCCTCCTGGCCACCGCGTGGCGCACGCTGAGCGCCACGCCCTCGGGCCGCAGCCCCCCCGCGCGAGAAGAGACCTGA
- a CDS encoding FAD-dependent monooxygenase, whose amino-acid sequence MLDALVVGAGPTGLMMASELARHGLSCRVVEQLTAPSPLSRALAVQARTLEIFEDLGIVERALALGRETLGFNVVGTGGTRSRVSLRGFTWLETRYPFILMLPQDVTEALLTEHLGSFGPRVERGVALEGFQQEVDGVVATLRHEDGRVERVSARWLLGCDGARSRVRKGLGLPFEGSTYEDSCVLADVRVEWSLGEGELCIIPSAHGVVGAFPMPGDQRYRLFFIRPHEDAADAADDMAPLALEEIQALVKQMVPVPTRVSEPRWMSRYRLHSRGVTRYRQGRVFLAGDAAHIHSPVGGQGMNTGIQDAYNLAWKLALVTRGRAPESLLDTYELERHPVGRHLLQGTDRAFSLMARGGLGARLFRAHVVPRLASRLFDNLAAQRRLSRFISQLSIRYRESPLSTEHLWGEDVGGVRRRQGPAPGERVPEMPIRGEGVERLHQVLRGPQHTLLLFTGLKFEAPRRGELVALAERLERQYGPWLKARVVVSGEGTPAPWVLADEDGAVHRRFGAGAEGFYLVRPDGYVGHREWPLETKRLEAELARRLGR is encoded by the coding sequence ATGTTGGACGCACTGGTGGTGGGCGCCGGGCCGACGGGCCTGATGATGGCATCGGAGCTGGCGCGGCATGGGCTGAGCTGTCGCGTGGTGGAGCAGCTCACGGCGCCCTCGCCGCTGTCTCGCGCGCTGGCGGTGCAGGCCCGCACGCTGGAGATCTTCGAGGACCTGGGCATCGTGGAGCGGGCCCTCGCCCTCGGGCGCGAGACCCTGGGCTTCAACGTGGTGGGGACGGGCGGGACGCGCTCGCGGGTTTCCCTGCGCGGCTTCACCTGGCTGGAGACGCGCTACCCCTTCATCCTCATGCTCCCGCAGGACGTCACCGAGGCCCTGCTCACCGAGCACCTGGGCTCGTTCGGCCCCCGGGTGGAGCGGGGTGTGGCGCTGGAGGGCTTCCAGCAGGAGGTGGATGGGGTCGTGGCCACCTTGAGGCACGAGGATGGCCGGGTGGAGCGCGTGTCCGCGCGGTGGCTGCTGGGCTGTGACGGCGCGCGCAGCCGGGTGCGCAAGGGCCTGGGCCTGCCCTTCGAGGGCTCGACGTATGAGGACTCGTGCGTGCTGGCGGACGTGCGCGTGGAATGGTCCCTGGGTGAGGGCGAGCTGTGCATCATTCCGTCCGCGCACGGCGTGGTGGGGGCCTTCCCCATGCCGGGTGATCAGCGCTACCGGTTGTTCTTCATCCGGCCGCACGAGGATGCCGCGGACGCCGCCGACGACATGGCGCCCCTCGCCCTGGAGGAGATCCAGGCGCTGGTGAAGCAGATGGTGCCCGTGCCGACGCGCGTGAGCGAGCCGCGGTGGATGTCGCGCTATCGGCTGCACAGCCGGGGCGTGACGCGCTACCGCCAGGGCCGGGTGTTCCTCGCCGGCGACGCCGCGCACATCCACAGCCCCGTGGGAGGCCAGGGGATGAACACGGGCATCCAGGATGCCTACAACCTCGCCTGGAAGCTGGCGCTCGTCACCCGGGGCCGCGCGCCGGAGTCGCTGCTCGACACGTACGAGCTGGAGCGGCACCCCGTGGGACGCCATCTGCTGCAGGGCACGGACCGGGCCTTCTCCCTCATGGCGCGAGGAGGGCTCGGCGCGCGGTTGTTCCGCGCCCACGTGGTGCCCCGGCTCGCCAGCCGGCTGTTCGACAATCTCGCCGCGCAGCGCCGGTTGTCGCGCTTCATCTCCCAGCTCTCCATCCGCTACCGCGAGAGCCCCCTGTCCACCGAGCACTTGTGGGGCGAGGACGTGGGCGGCGTGCGCAGGCGGCAAGGCCCCGCGCCCGGGGAGCGTGTCCCGGAGATGCCCATCCGGGGGGAGGGCGTGGAGCGCCTGCACCAGGTGTTGCGCGGACCCCAGCACACGCTGCTGCTGTTCACGGGCCTGAAGTTCGAGGCCCCGCGGCGTGGGGAGCTGGTCGCGCTCGCGGAGCGGCTGGAGCGGCAGTACGGGCCCTGGTTGAAGGCGCGCGTGGTGGTGTCCGGAGAGGGCACGCCCGCCCCCTGGGTGCTGGCCGACGAGGACGGCGCGGTGCATCGCCGCTTCGGCGCCGGGGCGGAGGGGTTCTACCTGGTGCGGCCCGACGGGTATGTGGGCCACCGCGAGTGGCCGCTCGAGACGAAGCGGCTGGAAGCGGAGCTCGCGCGCCGGCTGGGCCGGTAG